A genomic segment from Pediococcus acidilactici encodes:
- a CDS encoding PolC-type DNA polymerase III has protein sequence MSLSENEQFKILLKQIDWSAPAEIGEGLIKNLTVHASSKRWFFNFEWDGILPYDQFAEFDQRLKHTFKPIADVDYQITTRTNTIAEAQISGYWDWIIKHSGIQSSLFQVLCDKAVPVFQDQLLTIKVDNEISQNLLNEDALRAIGQRYQQVGFPQFRIQVAIDNDGAAERLAQYHEEKIKRDKEIVQKATEAIKKAEKKKASEKKAVPQFNGKVQIGKPISDQEQVTQLRDVNQEERSVTIEGYIFDVEVKTLRSERQLLIFKVTDYTSSITIKKFSRNESDEQLFAAVKQGLWVRVRGSVQEDSFMKDLTMNAYDITQISHAEREDTADEKRVELHLHTNMSTMDATNSISDFVNQAAKWGHPAIAVTDHAGLQAFPEAYAAGKKSGVKPLFGVEANLVDDGVPIAYNSAHRALKGGKYVIFDVETTGLSAIYDKVIELSAVKMENGNVIDEFEEFIDPGFPLSETTINLTSITNEMVRGSLSEKEVFTKFREFYEDAIIVGHNVTFDIGFMNTGYLRHGMEEIKNPIIDTLTLARFLYPTLKGYRLNTLAKKFNVALEHHHRAIYDAETTGHLCYLFLKDAEDRYGIEYHDQLNDHMTENDAYKHARPNHAVLIAKTQAGLKNLFKLVSLSNVKYFYRVPRIPRSELERLREGIIVGSACSSGEVFTAMAQKGYVEARDRAKFYDYLEVMPKPVYQPLIDQEVVSDTSKLEEIIGNIVKLGKDLDIPVVATGDVHYLNPQDAIYRKILINSQGGANPLNRTELPDVHFRTTDEMLEAFRFLGEETAHQIVVENPNQIADSIDDISPVKDKLYTPKMPGAEDRIKQLAMDRAHALYGKELPEIVSERLDKELTSIIGNGFSVIYLIAQRLVHKSNKDGYLVGSRGSVGSSFVATMSGITEVNPLPPHYRCPNCQYSHFYTKGEYGSGYDLPDKKCPECGTLMIGDGQDIPFETFLGFKGDKVPDIDLNFSGDYQPIAHNYMQVLFGKNNVFRAGTIGTVADKTAYGYVKAYERDTNQHLRGAEIERLAKGATGVKRTTGQHPAGILIVPDYMDIYDFSPIQYPADDQTAAWETTHFDFHSIHDNILKMDILGHDDPTMIRKLQDLSGIDPQTIPTDDPGVMKIFSGPEVLGVTEEQIQSKTGTLGIPEFGTRFVRGMLEETHPTTYSELLQISGLSHGTDVWLGNAEELIKAGTITLKDVIGCRDNIMMDLIHYGLDSQSSFKIMESVRKGKGIPEGYEEKMRAANVPDWYIESCGKIKYMFPRAHASAYVLMALRIAYFKVYYPLVYYAAYFTVRADDFDIVAMSRGKESLKNRMQEINDKGNEASAKEKNLLTVLELANEMVERGFNFKMIDLEKSDAEEWIIDGDSLIAPFNALPGLGLNVAKQIVAARADKPFLSKEDLAKRGHVSQTLIDFMTENNVLNGLPDENQLSLF, from the coding sequence GTGAGTTTATCAGAAAACGAGCAATTTAAAATTTTGCTAAAACAAATAGATTGGTCGGCCCCCGCAGAAATTGGTGAGGGGCTAATTAAGAATTTAACGGTTCACGCAAGTTCAAAACGGTGGTTTTTCAATTTTGAGTGGGACGGTATTTTACCTTACGACCAGTTTGCAGAGTTCGATCAACGCTTAAAGCATACTTTCAAACCAATCGCGGACGTGGATTACCAAATCACCACGCGCACGAATACCATCGCGGAAGCACAAATAAGCGGGTATTGGGATTGGATTATTAAGCATAGTGGCATCCAGTCATCGTTATTCCAGGTACTGTGTGATAAAGCCGTACCTGTTTTTCAAGATCAGTTGTTGACGATCAAGGTGGATAATGAAATTAGTCAAAACCTACTTAACGAGGACGCACTTCGGGCAATCGGACAGCGGTACCAGCAAGTCGGCTTCCCACAATTTAGAATTCAGGTAGCAATTGATAACGATGGCGCGGCAGAACGCTTGGCTCAGTATCACGAAGAAAAAATTAAACGTGACAAGGAGATTGTTCAAAAAGCCACCGAAGCCATTAAAAAGGCGGAAAAGAAAAAGGCTAGTGAAAAGAAAGCCGTTCCGCAATTTAACGGGAAGGTTCAAATTGGGAAACCAATTAGTGACCAAGAACAAGTGACCCAGTTACGTGACGTCAACCAAGAAGAACGTTCGGTAACCATTGAGGGGTATATTTTTGACGTAGAAGTAAAAACCTTGCGTTCAGAACGGCAACTTTTAATTTTCAAGGTAACCGACTACACTTCTTCAATTACCATTAAGAAGTTTTCGCGCAATGAAAGCGATGAGCAACTATTTGCAGCGGTTAAACAAGGACTATGGGTCCGGGTCCGTGGTAGCGTGCAGGAAGACAGCTTCATGAAGGACCTTACCATGAACGCTTATGACATTACCCAGATCAGCCATGCGGAGCGGGAAGATACCGCTGATGAAAAACGGGTTGAACTGCATTTGCATACTAATATGAGCACAATGGATGCTACTAATAGTATCAGTGACTTTGTTAATCAAGCTGCTAAGTGGGGACATCCCGCAATTGCCGTTACGGACCATGCCGGATTACAAGCTTTCCCTGAAGCGTATGCTGCCGGTAAAAAAAGTGGGGTTAAGCCGCTTTTCGGAGTGGAGGCTAACTTGGTGGACGACGGGGTGCCCATTGCTTACAATAGTGCGCACCGCGCGCTGAAGGGTGGCAAATACGTTATTTTTGACGTGGAAACAACCGGTTTATCTGCGATTTATGACAAGGTAATTGAACTTTCCGCAGTCAAGATGGAGAACGGAAACGTAATCGATGAATTCGAAGAATTTATTGATCCTGGGTTCCCACTATCCGAAACGACCATCAACTTGACCAGCATTACTAACGAAATGGTTCGGGGGTCGCTTTCGGAAAAGGAAGTCTTTACTAAGTTCCGCGAATTTTACGAAGACGCGATTATTGTTGGTCACAACGTTACTTTCGATATTGGTTTTATGAATACTGGTTACCTCCGACATGGGATGGAAGAAATAAAAAACCCCATTATTGATACGTTGACTTTAGCACGTTTTCTATACCCCACTTTAAAGGGTTACCGGTTAAATACGTTGGCTAAAAAATTTAACGTAGCACTAGAACACCATCACCGGGCGATTTATGATGCGGAAACGACTGGCCATTTATGCTATTTATTCCTGAAAGACGCTGAAGACCGGTATGGCATTGAATATCACGATCAATTAAACGACCACATGACGGAAAACGATGCTTACAAACATGCCCGGCCCAATCACGCGGTTTTGATTGCAAAAACTCAGGCGGGCTTGAAGAACCTCTTTAAACTAGTATCGTTGTCTAACGTTAAATACTTTTACCGGGTCCCCCGGATTCCACGTTCAGAATTGGAACGACTACGGGAAGGTATTATTGTGGGTTCTGCATGTTCCAGCGGCGAAGTCTTCACCGCGATGGCACAAAAGGGTTACGTGGAAGCGCGAGATCGAGCTAAGTTTTATGACTATTTAGAAGTAATGCCTAAGCCAGTGTATCAGCCGTTAATTGACCAGGAAGTTGTCAGTGATACTAGCAAATTGGAAGAAATCATTGGTAACATTGTTAAACTAGGAAAAGATTTAGACATCCCGGTGGTGGCCACTGGCGATGTCCACTATCTCAACCCGCAAGACGCAATCTACCGGAAGATTTTGATTAATTCACAAGGTGGCGCCAACCCGTTAAACCGCACCGAATTACCTGATGTACACTTCCGCACCACGGATGAAATGCTAGAAGCCTTTCGCTTCCTTGGTGAAGAAACTGCCCACCAAATCGTGGTTGAAAATCCTAACCAAATTGCGGACAGCATCGATGACATTAGTCCTGTTAAGGACAAGCTTTACACGCCTAAAATGCCGGGAGCCGAAGATCGAATCAAGCAACTAGCAATGGATCGGGCCCACGCGCTCTATGGTAAAGAATTGCCGGAGATTGTTAGTGAACGGTTAGATAAAGAATTAACCAGTATCATTGGTAATGGATTCTCAGTAATTTATTTAATTGCCCAGCGGCTCGTGCATAAGAGTAACAAGGACGGGTACTTAGTAGGTTCCCGGGGGTCGGTTGGTTCTAGTTTTGTAGCTACCATGTCCGGGATTACGGAAGTTAACCCGTTACCACCACATTATCGCTGTCCGAACTGTCAGTATTCTCATTTCTATACAAAAGGGGAATATGGTTCAGGTTACGATTTACCGGATAAAAAATGTCCAGAGTGCGGAACTTTAATGATTGGGGACGGGCAGGATATTCCGTTTGAAACTTTCTTAGGTTTTAAAGGAGACAAGGTTCCAGATATTGATTTGAACTTCTCGGGAGACTATCAGCCAATCGCACATAATTATATGCAGGTTTTATTTGGTAAAAATAACGTTTTCCGGGCCGGAACAATTGGTACGGTTGCTGACAAAACGGCTTACGGTTACGTAAAGGCCTACGAACGGGATACCAACCAGCACTTACGGGGAGCTGAAATCGAACGGCTTGCCAAAGGTGCTACCGGAGTTAAACGAACCACCGGACAACATCCGGCAGGTATTTTGATCGTTCCCGACTACATGGATATTTATGATTTCAGTCCAATTCAATACCCAGCGGATGATCAGACTGCGGCTTGGGAAACGACCCATTTTGATTTCCATTCGATCCACGATAATATTTTGAAAATGGATATTCTGGGGCATGATGATCCGACCATGATTCGGAAACTACAAGATTTATCTGGTATTGACCCGCAAACCATCCCTACTGATGACCCGGGTGTAATGAAAATCTTCTCCGGACCTGAAGTACTAGGAGTTACGGAAGAGCAAATTCAATCTAAAACGGGAACGCTAGGGATTCCCGAATTTGGGACGAGGTTCGTTCGAGGAATGTTAGAAGAAACTCACCCGACGACTTATTCTGAACTATTGCAGATTTCCGGACTTTCCCACGGAACCGACGTATGGTTAGGGAATGCGGAAGAATTAATCAAAGCAGGCACCATTACGTTGAAAGACGTTATTGGGTGCCGGGATAACATCATGATGGACTTGATTCATTATGGTCTAGATTCCCAGTCTTCCTTTAAGATTATGGAAAGTGTTCGGAAAGGAAAAGGTATTCCAGAAGGCTATGAAGAAAAGATGCGTGCGGCCAACGTTCCGGATTGGTACATTGAGTCGTGTGGAAAAATCAAGTACATGTTCCCACGGGCCCATGCTTCAGCTTACGTCTTGATGGCGTTGCGGATTGCTTACTTTAAGGTTTATTACCCGTTGGTTTACTACGCAGCTTACTTTACCGTTCGGGCAGATGATTTTGACATTGTAGCGATGTCCCGGGGTAAAGAATCACTAAAGAATCGGATGCAAGAAATCAACGATAAGGGTAACGAAGCTTCGGCAAAAGAAAAGAACCTGTTGACGGTTTTGGAACTCGCAAACGAAATGGTTGAACGGGGCTTCAACTTCAAGATGATTGACCTTGAAAAATCGGATGCTGAAGAGTGGATTATTGATGGTGATTCATTAATTGCGCCATTTAACGCGCTTCCAGGCTTAGGGTTAAACGTTGCTAAGCAAATCGTTGCTGCCCGGGCCGACAAGCCGTTCCTTTCGAAGGAAGATTTGGCAAAACGAGGGCACGTTTCTCAAACGCTAATTGATTTTATGACCGAAAATAACGTTTTAAATGGTCTGCCAGATGAAAATCAATTGAGCCTTTTCTAG
- the rimP gene encoding ribosome maturation factor RimP: protein MSSNVVEKITELARPVIESHDFQLVEVEFVKEGQGWFLRFYIDKVGGINIEECAMVSDELSELLDQQDPDPIPQAYFLEVSSPGAERPLKTKEDLAAAVGEYIHISLYASINKQKVFEGYLKSFENDELVLDYLDKTRHKELKVAYNQVAFARLAIKI from the coding sequence TTGAGTAGCAATGTTGTTGAAAAAATAACGGAATTAGCTAGGCCCGTTATTGAAAGTCATGATTTCCAACTAGTGGAAGTTGAATTCGTGAAAGAGGGTCAGGGCTGGTTTCTAAGGTTTTATATTGATAAAGTTGGCGGAATTAACATTGAAGAATGCGCCATGGTCAGCGACGAATTAAGCGAACTCTTGGATCAGCAAGATCCCGATCCGATTCCACAAGCTTATTTCTTGGAGGTCTCTTCACCAGGAGCGGAACGTCCGTTAAAAACTAAGGAAGATTTGGCTGCTGCAGTGGGAGAATATATCCATATTTCATTATATGCGTCAATCAACAAGCAAAAGGTGTTCGAAGGATACCTCAAGAGCTTTGAAAATGATGAATTAGTTTTAGACTACCTTGATAAAACTAGACATAAAGAATTGAAAGTCGCTTACAATCAAGTGGCGTTTGCTAGATTAGCAATCAAGATTTAG
- the nusA gene encoding transcription termination factor NusA, whose translation MSKEMVTALANLEKEKGIKQSVVIEALEAALVSAYKRNYGQAQNVEVEFNERKGDIHVYAVKKVVEEVEDDQLQVSLADALQINRAYELDDEIRFEVTPKNFGRIAAQTAKQVIMQRVREAEREVIYEKYSQYLDEMVTGEVARRDNRYVYVDLGGVEAVMSKQDQIPGEQYEPHDHIKVYVTKVEYSGRGPQIFVSRSHEGLLKRLFEQEIPEIYDGTVEIMSVAREAGDRAKVAVRSNNPDIDAVGTCVGPRGQRIQTIVNELHGENMDVIEWEDDDAEFISNALNPAEVIDVLFNEEEENSCIVIVPDYQLSLAIGKRGQNARLAAKLTNYKIDIKSETDAAEFVEEDDDEEAAEVENATDVENAVDENTTDESVLESESNDGSDEE comes from the coding sequence ATGAGTAAAGAAATGGTTACCGCTCTTGCTAACTTAGAAAAGGAAAAGGGAATTAAGCAAAGCGTAGTTATTGAAGCGCTAGAAGCTGCCCTAGTTTCTGCGTATAAGCGTAATTATGGTCAAGCACAAAATGTTGAAGTAGAATTCAACGAACGGAAGGGTGACATCCACGTCTACGCAGTCAAAAAAGTAGTCGAAGAAGTGGAAGACGATCAATTACAAGTTAGTTTAGCGGATGCTTTACAAATTAACCGTGCTTACGAACTAGACGACGAAATTCGTTTTGAAGTAACGCCGAAAAACTTTGGTCGAATTGCAGCCCAAACCGCTAAGCAAGTAATTATGCAACGGGTTCGGGAAGCAGAGCGCGAAGTTATTTACGAAAAGTACAGCCAATACCTTGACGAAATGGTAACTGGTGAAGTTGCTCGTCGAGATAACCGGTACGTTTACGTTGACTTAGGTGGTGTGGAAGCCGTAATGTCTAAGCAGGATCAAATTCCTGGTGAACAATACGAACCACACGACCACATTAAGGTATACGTAACTAAAGTGGAGTATAGTGGACGGGGACCGCAAATTTTTGTTTCTCGTAGTCACGAAGGACTATTAAAACGTTTGTTTGAACAAGAAATCCCAGAAATTTACGATGGCACGGTCGAAATTATGTCCGTTGCCCGGGAAGCTGGCGATCGGGCTAAAGTAGCGGTGCGTTCAAATAACCCAGATATTGATGCGGTTGGAACCTGTGTAGGTCCTCGCGGTCAACGAATTCAAACCATTGTTAACGAATTGCATGGTGAGAATATGGATGTAATCGAATGGGAGGATGACGACGCTGAATTTATTTCTAACGCCCTCAACCCTGCAGAAGTAATCGACGTTTTATTTAACGAAGAAGAAGAGAATTCTTGTATTGTCATTGTTCCTGATTATCAATTGTCATTAGCAATCGGTAAGCGGGGGCAAAATGCGCGTTTAGCTGCGAAGTTAACTAACTATAAGATTGACATTAAGTCCGAAACCGATGCTGCTGAATTTGTTGAAGAAGATGACGACGAGGAAGCAGCAGAAGTTGAAAATGCAACTGATGTTGAAAATGCTGTTGATGAAAACACGACCGATGAAAGTGTCTTGGAAAGTGAATCAAACGACGGTAGCGACGAAGAATAA
- a CDS encoding YlxR family protein, whose protein sequence is MKTRKIPMRKDIVTNQMFPKRELVRVVKNKENEVAIDPTGKAAGRGAYIGLDVEIAKKAKQKRIFDRTFQVKIDDQFYDDLIAYVDHQQARKELFGDK, encoded by the coding sequence ATGAAAACTAGAAAAATTCCAATGCGTAAAGACATTGTAACTAATCAAATGTTTCCAAAACGCGAGCTAGTTCGCGTAGTCAAGAATAAAGAAAATGAAGTGGCCATCGACCCGACTGGAAAAGCTGCTGGGCGTGGAGCTTATATTGGACTAGACGTCGAAATTGCTAAGAAAGCCAAGCAAAAGCGGATTTTTGACCGTACTTTTCAGGTTAAAATTGATGATCAATTTTACGACGATTTGATTGCGTACGTTGATCACCAACAGGCCCGTAAAGAATTGTTCGGGGATAAGTAA
- a CDS encoding ribosomal L7Ae/L30e/S12e/Gadd45 family protein, with product MKPAVQQYLGLMRRSGNLTTGQELVLNLIRSKKARLVLLAEDIGESSRKRIIDKCHFYEIPVVVAGSKAEISAAIGQSRSVVATTNKGFAEGFLKRLNE from the coding sequence ATGAAACCCGCGGTTCAACAATATTTAGGATTAATGCGCCGGTCGGGAAATTTAACGACGGGTCAGGAATTAGTCTTGAATTTAATTAGAAGCAAAAAAGCCAGGCTAGTACTTTTGGCAGAAGACATTGGAGAATCCAGTAGAAAGAGAATTATTGATAAATGCCATTTTTATGAAATCCCGGTAGTCGTTGCTGGTTCTAAAGCAGAAATCTCAGCAGCAATTGGACAATCGCGCTCGGTAGTGGCAACCACCAATAAGGGTTTCGCAGAAGGGTTCCTCAAGAGATTAAATGAATAG
- the infB gene encoding translation initiation factor IF-2, with protein sequence MGKKRIYELAKEINVSSKEIIEKAQADGLDIKNHMSTLDADSEKHLRESFKKNAGSEKPAEKRTPKFRSSKTGKTVVKKSGQPNKNGAKGIQRLKSNTNDNKNTDHTKEEKRQSNNRSRDNRNHNQNHGQNRNRNQNNGQNRPKREQSERQEKQKAIRASVAEAARMAAQANREIAHEKPQPAHKKHVRNNAERSQEHKRSNQTHSNNATPQTNKRPVVNETVAVPEANKERTNSNKNHNSKNGNRFNNNRGNNRPFNKENRKNKKKNRKAKRDGRLKESQKKVVTARKEKPLPKVLEYSEGINVAEIAKKIHREPAEIIKKLFMMGVMVNQNQSLDNDTVELLAADYGIEAQQKVEVDISDIDKMFEDEQKNTDHLESRPPVVTIMGHVDHGKTTLLDKLRHSHITEGEAGGITQGIGAYQLKHDDKLITFLDTPGHAAFTEMRARGADVTDITILVVAADDGVMPQTIEAINHAKAAEVPIIVAVNKIDKPGANPNHVMEQLTEYGLIPESWGGDTIFVEISAKFGKNLDELLDMILLQAEVLELKANPEQNAAGSVIEAQLDPGKGSIATVLVQQGTMHVGDPVVIGNTFGRVRTMTNEHGRRVKEATPSTPVEITGLNDVPEAGDRFVVFDDEKSARAAGEERAKRAQMEERKRNNHVTLDNLFDSLKEGEMKKVDIIIKADVQGSVEALADSLQKIDVEGVRVNIIHKAVGAINESDVTLAAASNAIIIGFNVRPTAQAKQMADSEDVEIRLHQVIYKAIEEVESAMKGMLEPVYEEEVIGQVEVRETYKVSRIGTIAGGYVTEGFITRDAGVRLIRDGVVIYDGKLGSLRRFKDDVKEVKRGFDLGLTIEKYNDIKVGDVIEAYRMKEVPVE encoded by the coding sequence ATGGGCAAAAAAAGAATTTATGAATTAGCCAAAGAAATCAACGTTTCGAGTAAAGAAATTATTGAAAAGGCTCAAGCAGACGGCCTTGACATTAAGAACCACATGTCAACGTTGGATGCTGACTCGGAAAAGCACCTTCGGGAATCTTTTAAGAAAAATGCGGGCTCCGAGAAGCCAGCAGAAAAGCGGACTCCGAAGTTCCGCTCTAGTAAAACTGGTAAGACCGTGGTGAAAAAGAGCGGTCAACCAAATAAAAATGGTGCGAAGGGTATTCAAAGATTGAAATCAAACACTAACGATAACAAAAATACAGATCATACAAAAGAAGAAAAGCGGCAAAGTAATAACCGGTCCCGGGATAACCGCAATCACAACCAAAATCATGGCCAAAACCGTAATCGAAACCAAAATAACGGGCAAAATCGGCCAAAGCGCGAACAAAGCGAACGCCAAGAAAAGCAAAAGGCGATTCGGGCATCAGTTGCGGAAGCAGCACGGATGGCTGCCCAAGCAAATCGGGAAATTGCGCATGAAAAGCCACAACCTGCGCACAAAAAGCACGTAAGAAACAACGCGGAACGTTCACAAGAACATAAGCGTTCAAACCAAACCCATTCTAACAATGCTACGCCACAAACGAACAAGCGACCAGTAGTTAACGAAACGGTGGCGGTTCCTGAAGCAAATAAGGAACGGACAAATAGCAATAAGAACCACAATTCTAAGAACGGCAACCGGTTTAACAATAACCGGGGAAACAACCGCCCGTTCAACAAGGAAAACCGCAAAAACAAGAAGAAAAACCGTAAGGCAAAACGCGATGGTCGTTTGAAAGAAAGCCAAAAGAAGGTAGTTACGGCTCGTAAAGAAAAGCCGTTGCCAAAGGTGCTTGAATATAGCGAAGGGATCAACGTTGCGGAAATTGCTAAAAAGATTCACCGTGAACCAGCTGAAATCATCAAGAAGCTATTTATGATGGGGGTAATGGTTAACCAAAATCAATCGCTTGATAACGACACGGTTGAACTATTAGCGGCGGATTACGGAATCGAAGCACAACAAAAAGTTGAAGTCGATATCTCAGATATTGATAAAATGTTTGAAGACGAACAAAAGAACACGGATCATCTGGAAAGTCGTCCTCCAGTAGTTACCATCATGGGACACGTTGACCATGGTAAAACTACTTTGCTTGATAAACTTCGTCATAGTCATATTACAGAAGGCGAAGCTGGTGGGATTACCCAAGGAATTGGTGCTTACCAACTTAAGCATGACGACAAGTTAATCACCTTCTTAGATACCCCAGGACACGCGGCCTTCACTGAAATGCGTGCACGGGGTGCTGACGTGACTGATATTACTATCCTAGTTGTTGCTGCAGATGATGGGGTAATGCCACAAACTATCGAAGCAATTAACCATGCTAAGGCTGCCGAAGTGCCAATCATCGTTGCGGTTAATAAGATCGATAAGCCCGGCGCAAATCCTAACCACGTAATGGAACAACTAACCGAATATGGTTTGATTCCTGAATCGTGGGGTGGCGACACGATCTTTGTTGAAATTTCAGCTAAGTTTGGTAAGAACTTGGACGAATTACTCGACATGATCTTGTTACAAGCTGAAGTCTTAGAACTAAAAGCTAACCCTGAACAAAATGCGGCAGGTTCCGTAATTGAAGCTCAATTAGACCCTGGTAAAGGTTCAATTGCGACTGTTTTAGTACAACAAGGAACTATGCACGTTGGTGATCCAGTTGTAATTGGAAACACGTTTGGTCGGGTTCGGACAATGACTAACGAACATGGTCGGCGGGTTAAGGAAGCTACGCCATCAACCCCAGTGGAAATTACTGGGCTAAATGATGTGCCCGAAGCTGGAGACCGTTTCGTAGTCTTCGATGACGAAAAATCAGCACGGGCAGCCGGTGAAGAACGGGCAAAACGTGCGCAAATGGAAGAACGCAAACGTAACAACCACGTCACTTTAGATAACCTCTTTGATTCACTTAAGGAAGGTGAAATGAAGAAGGTTGACATTATTATCAAAGCTGACGTTCAAGGTTCAGTAGAAGCCTTAGCAGATAGTTTACAAAAAATTGATGTTGAAGGCGTACGGGTTAACATTATTCATAAGGCCGTGGGAGCGATTAACGAAAGTGACGTCACTTTAGCTGCGGCAAGTAACGCGATTATCATCGGGTTCAACGTCCGGCCAACGGCACAAGCTAAGCAAATGGCTGACTCTGAAGATGTAGAAATTCGTTTACACCAAGTTATTTACAAGGCAATTGAAGAAGTTGAATCCGCAATGAAGGGAATGCTTGAACCGGTTTATGAAGAAGAGGTAATCGGTCAAGTTGAAGTTCGGGAAACTTACAAGGTTTCTCGGATCGGTACCATTGCTGGTGGATACGTAACCGAAGGATTTATCACCCGGGATGCTGGGGTCCGCTTAATTCGTGACGGCGTAGTTATCTACGACGGTAAACTAGGTAGTCTCCGGCGCTTCAAAGACGACGTTAAAGAAGTTAAACGCGGATTTGACCTTGGTTTAACAATTGAAAAGTACAACGACATTAAAGTCGGTGATGTGATTGAAGCATACCGGATGAAGGAAGTCCCAGTCGAATAA
- the rbfA gene encoding 30S ribosome-binding factor RbfA, with protein MARQYRADRLSQEIEKEVSDILRRRVRDPRVQGVTITGVDVTGDLQQAKIYYSILSDKASDDEKTRKGLEKASGLIRKELGSRLSIYKTPELIFERDHSVQYGEKIDQLINRLNRD; from the coding sequence ATGGCTCGACAATATCGTGCAGATCGCTTGTCACAAGAAATTGAAAAAGAAGTCAGTGACATTTTACGTCGCCGAGTTCGTGACCCTCGCGTGCAGGGAGTTACGATCACGGGTGTAGACGTCACTGGTGACTTACAACAAGCGAAAATTTATTACAGCATCTTATCGGATAAAGCTTCTGACGACGAAAAGACTCGTAAGGGTCTTGAAAAGGCGTCGGGTTTAATCCGGAAAGAATTAGGTAGTCGGTTATCAATTTATAAGACACCGGAATTGATTTTTGAAAGAGATCATTCAGTACAGTACGGTGAAAAAATTGACCAACTAATTAACAGACTTAATCGTGACTAA
- the truB gene encoding tRNA pseudouridine(55) synthase TruB produces the protein MDGIIPINKERGMTSHDVVAKVRGILRTKKVGHSGTLDPSVDGVLPVCVGRATKVVDYLMRFGKTYQGSITLGLATTTEDLDGEVVARHPLTTPLTDAQIDAALKQMTGELIQIPPMYSAVKVNGRKLYEYARAGETVERPRRKITVYQFKQTRPWKFDEEKGQQTIYFEVKCGKGTYVRTLAVDFGRQFGLPAVMSDLTRTSSGGFDLQECVTLTELEQARDEERVESEILRPVDHALANFKTMELTDAEWQLVQNGGFLKRPISEKIVAVKYHGKIQALYQYDERRQVYRPEKMLLVR, from the coding sequence ATGGATGGAATTATTCCAATTAATAAAGAACGCGGAATGACTAGTCACGACGTGGTTGCTAAGGTACGCGGAATTTTAAGGACGAAAAAAGTTGGCCACAGCGGTACTTTGGACCCTAGCGTTGATGGCGTACTACCGGTATGTGTTGGCCGGGCTACTAAGGTAGTTGATTATTTAATGCGTTTCGGTAAAACGTACCAAGGTTCAATTACTTTAGGATTGGCGACGACTACCGAGGATCTGGACGGAGAAGTGGTGGCACGACATCCGTTAACGACGCCGTTAACGGATGCCCAGATTGACGCCGCTTTAAAACAGATGACTGGGGAATTAATACAAATTCCACCCATGTATTCTGCCGTGAAGGTCAACGGGCGTAAGTTATACGAATATGCGCGTGCTGGAGAAACGGTAGAACGGCCCCGGCGTAAAATTACCGTTTATCAATTTAAACAAACCCGCCCTTGGAAATTTGATGAAGAAAAGGGACAACAAACCATTTATTTTGAAGTTAAATGTGGCAAGGGAACTTATGTAAGGACCTTGGCAGTTGATTTTGGTCGGCAATTTGGTTTGCCAGCCGTGATGTCGGACTTGACTCGGACAAGCAGTGGCGGATTTGATTTGCAAGAGTGCGTTACCTTAACTGAACTTGAACAGGCGCGTGATGAAGAACGGGTGGAAAGTGAAATTTTACGTCCCGTTGACCACGCGTTAGCAAATTTTAAAACCATGGAGCTTACTGATGCAGAATGGCAATTAGTACAAAATGGTGGCTTTTTAAAACGGCCAATTTCAGAAAAAATCGTCGCCGTTAAGTATCATGGTAAAATACAGGCCCTATATCAATACGACGAACGTCGTCAAGTATATCGCCCAGAAAAAATGTTGTTGGTGAGATAA